The DNA segment CGGCGTCAACGACTGGGCTCGGTGGGAAGGCGGCATGATGCCGCGCAACTTCACCGAGGCCGTCATGCACATCAGCGCCCGCACTGGAGTCGATATGTTCTGGCTGATGACGGGCCAGGCTCCGGCGATCGCTACTGCGGAGTCGCGGCCTTCAGATTAGAAGGCTCCTGCTCTATCCGCTGAGCTACGAGGGCTGGTGCTCCCAGGCTACCGCGGCGTGCTCTCGGGCGTCCTTCAGCGCGGCGTTGCACGATCGCGGTACACGAGAGGAGCATCCGGATGGTCGATCGCCTGTTGGGCGTCTACAACGCCGACGGCGGACTCGTCGGCGAGCTGCGCTACATCGTCGGGCACGTGCTCGGCACGAGGAGTTGCGCACTGTGCGGCATCACGCACTCGCCGATCCGCCGCAAGCGGGAGTGGGATGCTCTCGTGACCGAGCTGGACGTCCGCGTCGACCTGCGCCACCTCAACGAGCTGGACGAGCGGGAGCGCGCCGCCGTCGGCGACAGCGCCCCGGTCGTGCTGGTCGACCGCGACGGGATGCTCTCACCCCTGCTCGACGACGCCCAGCTGACCGCCCTGGACGGCTCGGTCGCGGCGTTCGGAGCGGCCGTGCGCGCGGCGCTCGCGGCGCTCGAGCCGTTCGAGCCCGAGGGCGCCGTCAGTCGAGAGCCTGCGCCAGAGCAGTCAACAGCCGGCTGAGGGTCGGCACTCCCGTCGCCCGCAGCACCTCGCGGTCGTCGGCGCCGTAGATGATCGTCGTCGGCGTGCTGGTGATGCCGAGGTCGGCCGCGCGGTCCTGATGCGCCGCGACGTCGAGCTCGTCGACCTGCAGCGCCGGCACCAGCGCCTGCGCCTCGGCGACGACATCGCGCGTGCGGTGGCAGGGGTCGCAGAAGGCGCTGGTGTAGAGCTCGAGCCGCATGCCTCCAGGGTACGGCGGCGCAGCCTCCGGTCGGGGCGGCTGGGTAGACTGCCGCGGTGAGTTCAACGACCGATCGCCTCGTCTGGATCGACTGCGAGATGACGGGGCTCGATCTGACGGTCGACGACCTCATCGAGGTGGCGGTGGTCATCACCGACTACGAGCTCGAGCCGGTGCATCCCGGTTTCTCGATCGTCATCGCGCCCAGCGAGGCGGGCCTCGCGAACATGGGCGACTTCGTGCGCGACATGCACGCGGCGAGCGGCCTGCTCGACGAGCTGGCCGACGGGGTGCCGATGGCGGATGCGGAGCAGCAGGTTCTCGCCTACATCACCGAGCACGTGCCGACCGCCGGGCAGGCTCCCCTCGCCGGCAACACGATCGGCACCGACCGGGCGTTCATCGCCAAGCACATGCCGAGCGTCGACGCGCACCTGCACTACCGCTCGGTCGACGTGTCGAGCATCAAGGAGCTGGTGCGCCGGTGGTTCCCGCGCGTGTACTTCAACGCGCCGGCCAAGAACGGCGGGCACCGCGCGCTGGCCGACATCCTCGAGTCGATCCGCGAGCTCGACTACTACCGCCGGGCGGGCTTCGTGGCCGAGCCCGGTCCGACCTCGGAGGAGACCCAGCAGGTGGCCGCCGAGATCGTGGCGAAGTGGGCGCCCCGCCTGTAATAGACTGTCGGGGTTCCGCTCGCGTAGCGGACGCATGGTGGGTATAGCTCAGCTGGCAGAGCGCCTGGTTGTGGTCCAGGAGGTCGCGGGTTCAAGCCCCGTTACTCACCCCACGTTTTCCGCCTCCGGTCTAGAGTGACCCTCATGTCGGCGACCGCGCCGACCCGATGAGGAGGCGCCGATGTCGACGCTCATGCAGCAGGACATGATCCCCGTTCCGCTCGATCCGGGGGTCCCCGTGGACCTGCTGCCCGGGGGCGGGGCCATCGTCGGGCTCTTCGCCCTCGTGTTCATCGCCGCCATCGCCTTCGGGGTGTGGCGCATGGTCGTGGTCAACGAGGCCTCGAAGCAGCTGGGGCTCACCGACGAGCAGCGGTTCCTCGCGGTCACCGATGAGCAGGCCGGGGCCGCCATCGTCACCGGCGCGATCATCTCCGACGCGGTCACCGGGAAGGCGGAGTCGAGCGGCGGCGGCAGCGGAGATCTCGTCGCCCGCCTCGATGCGCTGCAGTCGGCGCGCGAGCGCGGGCTCATCACCGACGAGGAGTTCGCGCAGACCCGGCAGCGGATGCTCGACGAGGCGTGACCGGGCTGCCGCGGAGCGCCCTCCTCCCGTGCGCGCCGCCCCCGGGTGACAATGGGCACATGAGATCGCTCGTCGCTCCCGTCGCGCCCGTCGCGGTCGTGAGCCCGGGCGCTCCGCGCGGCGAGGCCCGCCGCGACACCGGCGAGCAGACCGGCGGCCTGCTGCTCGAGCAGCCCCTGCACGCCGCCGACGTGCCCTGGCAGGTGGTGGTCTGGAACGATCCCGTGAACCTGATGAGCTACGTCGCGTGGGTGTTCCGCCGGCATTTCGGGCTGGATGCGGGCACCGCCGAGCAGCGGATGATGCAGGTGCACACCGATGGTCGGGCGGTGCTGGCCGACGGCAACCGCGAGGTCATGGAGCGGCACGCCGAGGCGATGCACGAGTACGGGCTGTGGGCGACCGTCGAGCGGGTGCCGCGATGACCGGCGCGCGGCCGGAGGGGCAGCCATGCGGGTGAGCGCAGCCTCGGCCGAGCAGGCCGCCGACGGGGTGCTGGGCACGGTGCGCGTCGAGGTGGAGGAGGCCCGCATCCTGGCCTCGCTCGCCGACCA comes from the Microcella frigidaquae genome and includes:
- the clpS gene encoding ATP-dependent Clp protease adapter ClpS, translated to MRSLVAPVAPVAVVSPGAPRGEARRDTGEQTGGLLLEQPLHAADVPWQVVVWNDPVNLMSYVAWVFRRHFGLDAGTAEQRMMQVHTDGRAVLADGNREVMERHAEAMHEYGLWATVERVPR
- a CDS encoding thioredoxin family protein; translated protein: MRLELYTSAFCDPCHRTRDVVAEAQALVPALQVDELDVAAHQDRAADLGITSTPTTIIYGADDREVLRATGVPTLSRLLTALAQALD
- the orn gene encoding oligoribonuclease; this encodes MSSTTDRLVWIDCEMTGLDLTVDDLIEVAVVITDYELEPVHPGFSIVIAPSEAGLANMGDFVRDMHAASGLLDELADGVPMADAEQQVLAYITEHVPTAGQAPLAGNTIGTDRAFIAKHMPSVDAHLHYRSVDVSSIKELVRRWFPRVYFNAPAKNGGHRALADILESIRELDYYRRAGFVAEPGPTSEETQQVAAEIVAKWAPRL
- a CDS encoding helix-turn-helix transcriptional regulator — encoded protein: MSTTAWVPSTADFATRLAMVRQRMGWNLKEAAVECELGVNDWARWEGGMMPRNFTEAVMHISARTGVDMFWLMTGQAPAIATAESRPSD
- a CDS encoding SHOCT domain-containing protein: MSTLMQQDMIPVPLDPGVPVDLLPGGGAIVGLFALVFIAAIAFGVWRMVVVNEASKQLGLTDEQRFLAVTDEQAGAAIVTGAIISDAVTGKAESSGGGSGDLVARLDALQSARERGLITDEEFAQTRQRMLDEA